CTGTGTGAGAAGAGGTTCCTGAAGTTGTGGCTGTCTCCAAATCAATAACCCCTTGTGCGCCTGTAAGCTTCTTCTTTGATAGCTAGATATAACTCCAGTTTATTTAAATCCGGTAGTGTCTTCAACCCTTCAAGGTTACCTTCATACGCAACTCGAGCAAAAGGAGGTGGGTTTAGGAACATTTTGTGTCCAACTTCCATACAGAAAGCATACTGTGCAAAGCAGTGAGCCACCTTATTTGTATTGCGTGGAATGTGGCAAAACTCTATAGACCTGAATCTGCTCATAAGACAGGCAACATCATTGAGAACCGGTGATAGGTCATGGTGGTAAGTATCATCGAGATTCTTGAGTAGCTTCACCAAAATTTCTGCATCTGTCTCCAGCTCTATATTCTGGATATCATAATCCACGGCCATAGTGAGACCTTCTCGAATTGCATAGAGCTC
This genomic stretch from Spinacia oleracea cultivar Varoflay chromosome 3, BTI_SOV_V1, whole genome shotgun sequence harbors:
- the LOC130470100 gene encoding uncharacterized protein, which translates into the protein MGFSSKYDAATPLVAELYAIREGLTMAVDYDIQNIELETDAEILVKLLKNLDDTYHHDLSPVLNDVACLMSRFRSIEFCHIPRNTNKVAHCFAQYAFCMEVGHKMFLNPPPFARVAYEGNLEGLKTLPDLNKLELYLAIKEEAYRRTRGY